One stretch of Pseudomonas fluorescens Q2-87 DNA includes these proteins:
- a CDS encoding c-type cytochrome has translation MMGISMRSRPLWIGVAVLASIGAIGAALLMWRPAIAPIERPRTFDAAQLQRGARVVEAGDCAVCHTRPGGPYMAGGLPLVTPFGTLYSTNLTPDPQTGIGQWSLPAFERAMREGIARDGHFLYPAFPYVHYRRMTAGDIADAYGYLMSGPAVHSPARQNRMNFPMNIRPLVSFWNLLFLHGQPLTPVAQQSEAWNRGRYLVEGPGHCAGCHSPLNLIGAEKSGESLAGGSVDGWDAPSLLGMSRRANGWNNEQLVNYLRGEVVDGHGTAAGPMRPVSLSLARLPVGDAEAIAEYLLSLPARAAVTEIQPGAKNIETADQTTGALLFASACAGCHGPAAPMREIDERPPLDRTSTLQAPSPRNFLKTVLEGIPATPGSPGPVMPPFADSLDDAQLSAIAAYLRRQARPEQAWTDLSPILEAIRQETK, from the coding sequence ATGATGGGCATTTCCATGAGGTCCAGGCCGCTATGGATCGGCGTCGCGGTCCTGGCTTCGATAGGCGCGATCGGTGCCGCCCTGCTGATGTGGCGCCCGGCGATTGCGCCCATCGAGCGCCCGCGAACGTTCGATGCCGCGCAGTTGCAACGCGGTGCGCGAGTCGTCGAAGCGGGTGATTGTGCGGTCTGCCATACGCGCCCCGGCGGTCCGTACATGGCCGGAGGGTTGCCTCTGGTGACGCCGTTCGGCACGCTCTACAGCACAAACCTCACACCCGATCCGCAGACGGGCATTGGCCAATGGTCATTGCCGGCGTTCGAGCGGGCGATGCGTGAAGGAATCGCCCGCGATGGCCACTTCCTGTATCCGGCGTTCCCGTACGTTCATTACCGGCGCATGACGGCGGGCGACATTGCCGACGCCTATGGGTATTTGATGAGCGGCCCGGCCGTGCACTCCCCGGCCCGGCAAAACCGTATGAATTTCCCGATGAACATCCGGCCGCTGGTGTCGTTCTGGAATTTGCTGTTCCTGCACGGACAGCCATTGACGCCAGTGGCGCAGCAATCCGAGGCATGGAACCGCGGGCGCTACCTGGTCGAAGGCCCCGGCCATTGCGCGGGCTGTCATTCCCCGCTGAACCTGATCGGTGCCGAGAAGTCCGGCGAAAGCCTGGCCGGCGGATCCGTGGATGGCTGGGACGCGCCTTCGCTGCTGGGCATGAGCCGTCGCGCCAATGGGTGGAACAACGAACAACTGGTGAACTACCTGCGCGGCGAAGTGGTGGATGGACATGGGACTGCTGCCGGCCCGATGCGTCCGGTCAGCCTCAGCCTGGCGCGCTTGCCGGTCGGCGACGCAGAGGCAATCGCCGAGTACCTGCTGAGTCTTCCCGCCAGGGCTGCCGTCACCGAGATCCAACCCGGCGCCAAAAATATCGAGACCGCCGATCAAACCACTGGCGCCCTGCTGTTCGCCAGCGCCTGTGCCGGCTGCCATGGGCCGGCCGCACCGATGCGCGAAATCGACGAGCGTCCGCCGTTGGATCGTACCTCAACCCTGCAAGCGCCGAGCCCGCGCAATTTCCTCAAGACCGTGCTCGAAGGCATCCCCGCAACGCCAGGCAGTCCGGGACCGGTGATGCCGCCGTTCGCCGACAGTCTCGACGACGCTCAACTCAGCGCAATCGCCGCCTACCTGCGCCGGCAAGCCAGACCCGAGCAAGCCTGGACCGACCTTTCCCCCATTCTCGAAGCGATACGTCAGGAGACGAAATGA